The DNA window ACCCCATAGCACACCAGCGCAGCACGGCTTGTTCGCGCTCCGAGAGATTTTCGAGTAATTGGGAATTGGTTTGCTGTTCGAGTAGTTTGTCGATAACGACTGTCGCAGCATCAGGGTGCAGATAGCGTTTGCCCTGATAGACACTGCGGATGGCTTGCAGCAGATCCGTGTGCGCCGTCGATTTGGGGACATATCCATCGCAGCCCGCCTGAACCGCTTCCAGTACCAATTCTTGACCGGAATGCATGGACAATACAATTATATGAACGGGTAAATCCAGCCGCCGAATCTTGCGGATGGCATCCAGTCCGCTGCCATCGGGTAGGCCTAAATCCATAATGATAATATCGGGTTGCGATTCGGTTGCCTGGCGAATTCCCTCACGGGCTGTACCCGCTTCAGCGACCACGATCATATCGTCTTCGCTTTCGATCAAGGCCCGCAATCCGCCCCGCAATATTTTATGGTCATCCACAAGCAATAAACGAA is part of the Chloroflexota bacterium genome and encodes:
- a CDS encoding response regulator transcription factor, translated to MQPIRLLLVDDHKILRGGLRALIESEDDMIVVAEAGTAREGIRQATESQPDIIIMDLGLPDGSGLDAIRKIRRLDLPVHIIVLSMHSGQELVLEAVQAGCDGYVPKSTAHTDLLQAIRSVYQGKRYLHPDAATVVIDKLLEQQTNSQLLENLSEREQAVLRWCAMGYTSREIGERLSLSPKTVDTYRARAMEKLDLEHRSQIVQFALKAGLLDKTDS